The following are encoded in a window of Polynucleobacter sp. AP-Kolm-20A-A1 genomic DNA:
- a CDS encoding exo-alpha-sialidase: MSRVIAFCFLLLASVTGFLHIDSRPVWAPFTVTAGNPVEEAEQVLPPKAKLASKPSIANPIATWLPDTGAASVHAASLIALKDGAIRAFWFAGSREGAADVAIYSAVFDPKANQWSAPTVAMDRISAEKGLSRYIAKLGNPVPTRLADGRLQLFFVTVSIGGWAGSSISSIVSDDEGLTWSNPQRLISSPLINLSTLVKSPAVQFSDGRLGLPAYHEWIGRFGEFLRIDAGQVIDKRRMSSGRSAIQPLLFVNDPQDAIAVFRQTRSSGKPKQIPVSYTQNSGQSWQVSEDLPIANPNSAVTGLTLNSGARLLVLNNIEAGRYRLVLLISDAKSDRWQTVEVLEDDGALADEQRKEFSYPYLITVDGNDAHLVYTWDRKKIRHRYFSGAWLKRAFSQFSAGEPDANASVVKEVN; encoded by the coding sequence ATGAGTCGTGTCATAGCCTTTTGTTTTTTATTGCTTGCAAGTGTGACTGGGTTCTTGCATATCGATAGTCGTCCAGTTTGGGCGCCGTTTACCGTTACTGCAGGCAATCCGGTTGAAGAAGCTGAGCAAGTCTTGCCACCAAAAGCAAAGCTAGCCAGCAAGCCTAGCATTGCCAATCCGATAGCAACATGGTTGCCAGATACCGGCGCCGCATCTGTTCATGCTGCCTCACTGATCGCCCTGAAAGATGGCGCAATTCGTGCTTTTTGGTTTGCTGGCAGTCGCGAGGGTGCTGCTGATGTGGCTATCTATAGCGCTGTTTTTGACCCAAAAGCCAATCAATGGAGCGCCCCCACTGTGGCGATGGATCGCATTAGTGCTGAAAAAGGGTTATCTCGCTACATTGCTAAATTAGGCAATCCTGTGCCGACCAGACTGGCTGATGGACGCTTACAACTTTTCTTTGTCACTGTCTCTATTGGTGGATGGGCTGGAAGTTCAATCTCCTCAATTGTTTCTGATGATGAAGGGTTAACTTGGAGCAATCCTCAAAGATTGATTAGCTCTCCATTAATTAATTTAAGTACGCTGGTTAAATCACCAGCAGTGCAATTTTCTGATGGCCGCCTTGGTCTGCCTGCATATCACGAGTGGATAGGGCGCTTTGGGGAATTCTTGAGAATTGATGCTGGCCAAGTGATAGATAAGCGTCGCATGAGCTCCGGGCGCAGTGCGATTCAGCCATTACTTTTTGTGAATGATCCTCAAGATGCCATTGCAGTATTTCGGCAAACACGCAGTTCTGGAAAGCCCAAACAGATTCCGGTGAGCTACACCCAGAACTCAGGTCAATCCTGGCAAGTTTCAGAGGATTTGCCAATTGCCAATCCAAATTCTGCGGTGACAGGGCTGACACTCAATAGTGGCGCTCGCTTGCTGGTATTAAACAATATTGAAGCCGGCCGCTATCGCTTGGTCCTTTTAATTAGCGATGCTAAATCTGACCGTTGGCAAACTGTTGAGGTGTTAGAGGATGATGGTGCTTTGGCTGATGAGCAACGTAAAGAGTTTTCCTATCCGTATTTAATTACTGTCGATGGCAATGATGCACATTTGGTATATACCTGGGATCGCAAAAAGATTCGGCATCGTTATTTTTCGGGCGCATGGTTGAAACGCGCTTTTAGTCAATTTTCAGCGGGCGAACCAGATGCCAATGCTAGCGTTGTTAAGGAGGTTAACTAA
- a CDS encoding glycosyltransferase family 39 protein: MRASFSYRSALFILLLGVFTYLYGLDSRFAPKNGDEYPYMHIVRMTADAGNWLPLQSQMDGIKNTKPPLIFWQGIASTGWASEWTLANLRWPSVLYTGLTAFFLFLAVRRFSGKTQTGILASLIWLSFFATYRYGRPFLTDPPEVFWITLPFFALLYWGRSAFESKLFFPIFSGICFGLALLAKSFAYIVPASFALGLYYWRWQEWSIPKVLVRDLYKVILVCVLALGVFALWFALDPYPEAIWSEFILGENAGKFAARQTNYLMDFIRGGDSIWLLLITTIANAGLFSFVLISTLVQCWRGRRFLSFEEVLLLLLVGAFLLVFSLPSQRSGRYLLPVMPALAALIALYWEKLPLWGFRIALALQLIVLSLLLWIGVNLQLMPFIEGAGAWIYSYCHWILMAAGLMIVLAGLVRPNLTKTVSLAGCFVVYCALTSSLAPLEGRLGHFSSASIAQLQGKDVWIPCDYRAKDEEYRLLMPGAKLHGYLAKDAGDINGLTTAYPLVAVQTPLGVAPELCESCQIIGQRMEMRARHSNEEIVEMFKGQIGKHLFVIEYLVSTPASIPELSNIKDVCR, from the coding sequence ATGCGAGCTTCATTTTCATACCGTTCCGCCTTATTCATACTGCTTTTAGGTGTATTTACCTACCTATACGGCCTGGATAGTCGATTTGCCCCTAAAAATGGCGATGAGTATCCGTATATGCACATTGTTCGGATGACGGCGGATGCTGGCAACTGGCTGCCCCTACAGTCTCAAATGGACGGCATTAAAAATACCAAGCCACCACTCATTTTTTGGCAGGGCATTGCGAGCACTGGCTGGGCGAGTGAATGGACCTTGGCAAATCTTCGTTGGCCTAGCGTTCTCTATACCGGCCTCACCGCATTTTTCTTATTCCTAGCTGTGCGTCGATTTAGCGGCAAGACGCAAACTGGAATTCTGGCTAGTTTAATTTGGTTATCTTTTTTTGCGACCTATCGTTATGGCCGCCCGTTCTTAACTGACCCCCCTGAAGTCTTTTGGATTACTCTGCCATTCTTCGCACTTTTATATTGGGGCAGAAGTGCATTTGAATCAAAACTCTTTTTTCCTATTTTTTCTGGCATCTGTTTCGGATTAGCCTTATTAGCCAAGTCTTTTGCTTACATTGTTCCCGCATCATTTGCCTTGGGTCTGTATTACTGGCGTTGGCAAGAGTGGAGTATCCCGAAAGTTTTAGTGCGAGATCTCTATAAAGTCATTCTTGTATGTGTTTTAGCTTTAGGAGTCTTTGCGCTTTGGTTTGCCTTGGACCCTTATCCAGAGGCGATTTGGAGTGAATTCATTCTAGGCGAAAATGCCGGCAAGTTTGCTGCACGCCAGACTAATTATTTAATGGATTTCATTCGCGGTGGTGACAGCATCTGGTTGTTGCTCATCACCACGATTGCAAATGCAGGTCTATTTAGTTTTGTATTGATATCAACATTAGTGCAATGCTGGCGTGGCCGACGCTTTTTATCTTTTGAAGAAGTACTCTTGTTGTTATTGGTTGGCGCATTCTTGTTGGTCTTTAGTTTGCCAAGCCAACGCTCTGGTCGTTACTTATTGCCAGTAATGCCAGCACTCGCCGCATTGATTGCTTTGTATTGGGAAAAGTTACCTTTATGGGGTTTCCGGATTGCCTTGGCGTTGCAATTGATAGTGCTATCACTACTTCTTTGGATTGGCGTCAACCTACAGCTCATGCCATTCATTGAGGGGGCTGGAGCCTGGATCTACTCATATTGTCATTGGATCCTCATGGCCGCAGGATTGATGATTGTCTTGGCGGGATTGGTTAGACCAAACCTCACTAAGACTGTCTCATTGGCGGGATGTTTTGTAGTGTATTGCGCTTTAACCAGTAGCTTGGCGCCTCTAGAGGGGCGCTTAGGACACTTTTCTTCAGCATCCATTGCTCAGCTCCAAGGTAAAGATGTTTGGATTCCCTGTGACTATCGCGCTAAAGACGAAGAGTACAGGTTGCTGATGCCTGGAGCAAAGTTGCACGGGTATCTAGCCAAAGATGCTGGCGATATCAACGGACTCACAACTGCTTACCCTCTTGTAGCAGTGCAGACCCCCTTGGGAGTTGCGCCAGAATTATGTGAATCTTGCCAAATCATCGGCCAAAGAATGGAGATGCGGGCTCGCCACTCCAATGAAGAGATTGTAGAAATGTTTAAAGGGCAAATAGGGAAACATCTATTTGTGATTGAGTATCTGGTTTCTACTCCAGCGAGTATTCCAGAGCTTTCCAATATCAAGGATGTTTGTAGATGA
- a CDS encoding c-type cytochrome, with the protein MRAKYLKPAILATIYIGLSQWSTFALAQNADASNLYKRGLAATCANCHGTDGKGVVDGGMPLINGLTSEQMLTQLKAFKSGAREGTIMPQLAKGYSDEQLEIIANQLGKK; encoded by the coding sequence ATGCGAGCAAAGTATTTAAAACCCGCAATCCTAGCGACGATTTATATCGGCTTAAGCCAGTGGAGCACATTTGCCCTTGCGCAAAATGCGGACGCAAGTAACTTATACAAACGCGGTCTTGCTGCAACCTGTGCCAACTGCCATGGAACTGATGGCAAAGGCGTAGTAGATGGGGGCATGCCCTTGATCAACGGTCTGACGAGCGAGCAAATGCTTACCCAGTTAAAAGCATTTAAATCTGGTGCACGCGAAGGCACCATCATGCCGCAGCTAGCCAAAGGCTACTCTGACGAGCAACTCGAAATCATCGCCAATCAACTTGGCAAAAAATAA
- a CDS encoding NAD(P)/FAD-dependent oxidoreductase: MDRRHFIGNSAAALGLLAGFSGQARANLQKAEILVIGGGYGGATAAKYLRLFSNNTAKVTLIEPNASFVSCPLSNLVVGGSRTLSEITTPYDNLSKRHGVKIIQDSVASIDTDKKTVKLASGKTLRYDKAVVSPGVTLMMNSIEGLAQANKAGVTLQAWKAGPETVALHKQLASMRDGGTFAISIPEAPYRCPPGPYERACQVANYLKQNKPKSKVLILDANQDVTSKGALFKKVWAEQYAGMIEYLPKYNVTAVDAKTKTVKFEVQDDIKADVLNLLPAMSAGEIAVKTGLANANGRWVNVNFLNFESTAQKDIHVLGDSIQIAPAMPKSGHMANQHAKVAAAAIVAELSGWEINPAPVLTNTCYSFVNEKEVVHVASVHQYNAAEKTFKTVPGSGGLSPAPSTLEGVYAWGWAHNIWADSLG; the protein is encoded by the coding sequence ATGGATCGTCGACACTTTATTGGTAATAGCGCGGCTGCGCTTGGCTTGCTGGCTGGCTTCTCAGGCCAAGCTCGTGCCAATTTACAGAAAGCAGAAATTCTTGTTATTGGCGGTGGTTACGGTGGCGCAACTGCCGCTAAGTACCTGCGCCTCTTCTCTAACAACACCGCCAAAGTCACGCTGATTGAGCCAAACGCATCGTTTGTGTCTTGCCCACTCTCGAATTTAGTAGTTGGCGGCTCACGCACACTTTCAGAAATCACTACGCCTTACGACAATCTGAGCAAGCGACATGGCGTAAAGATTATTCAAGATAGCGTTGCCAGCATTGATACAGACAAAAAAACTGTCAAGCTTGCGTCTGGAAAAACTTTGCGTTACGACAAGGCTGTTGTTTCACCTGGTGTTACCTTGATGATGAATAGCATTGAAGGTTTGGCGCAAGCAAATAAAGCAGGCGTTACTTTGCAAGCCTGGAAGGCAGGGCCTGAAACAGTAGCACTTCATAAGCAATTGGCGTCTATGCGAGATGGCGGAACTTTTGCCATTAGCATCCCAGAAGCCCCGTATCGCTGCCCTCCTGGACCGTATGAGCGCGCTTGCCAGGTTGCCAACTACCTAAAGCAAAACAAGCCCAAATCTAAGGTGTTGATTTTGGACGCAAACCAGGATGTCACATCTAAGGGCGCTCTTTTCAAAAAAGTCTGGGCCGAGCAATACGCAGGAATGATTGAGTACTTACCTAAGTACAACGTCACTGCAGTTGATGCAAAGACCAAAACCGTTAAGTTTGAAGTACAAGATGACATCAAAGCAGACGTTTTAAATTTATTGCCTGCAATGAGCGCCGGAGAAATCGCCGTTAAAACCGGTTTAGCAAATGCTAATGGTCGCTGGGTCAATGTGAACTTCCTCAATTTTGAATCCACAGCACAGAAAGATATTCACGTGCTCGGCGATTCCATTCAAATTGCACCTGCCATGCCCAAGTCTGGACACATGGCAAATCAACATGCAAAAGTAGCTGCCGCTGCTATTGTGGCGGAACTCAGTGGTTGGGAAATTAATCCAGCTCCAGTTCTCACCAATACCTGCTACAGCTTTGTGAATGAAAAGGAAGTGGTTCATGTGGCCAGCGTTCACCAATACAACGCTGCTGAGAAAACCTTTAAAACGGTTCCTGGATCTGGAGGTCTATCTCCGGCACCATCCACGCTAGAAGGGGTCTATGCATGGGGTTGGGCTCACAATATCTGGGCAGACAGCCTGGGTTGA
- a CDS encoding phosphate-starvation-inducible protein PsiE, whose translation MNMTPTSPKDASKLEDAIEKWTVPIGNLFVSLFHRIALFGIGAATVWSAAVAFLGMVSKGSASIEDLLLLFIYLEIGAMVGIYFKTNHMPVRFLIYVAITAVTRLIIDLVNTKHEADMAILFMGITILVLALANAVVRYASFKYPSRTGDNE comes from the coding sequence ATGAATATGACCCCAACATCCCCCAAAGATGCATCCAAGTTAGAGGATGCCATTGAAAAATGGACGGTGCCTATTGGAAACCTATTTGTATCCCTCTTTCACCGCATTGCTCTTTTTGGAATTGGGGCAGCAACCGTATGGTCAGCTGCAGTTGCCTTCTTAGGAATGGTAAGCAAAGGTTCTGCATCTATTGAAGACTTACTCTTGCTATTTATCTACCTGGAGATTGGTGCGATGGTTGGCATCTACTTCAAAACCAACCATATGCCTGTGCGCTTTTTGATCTACGTTGCCATCACAGCAGTAACGCGGCTCATCATTGATCTTGTCAATACAAAACATGAAGCGGATATGGCTATCTTATTCATGGGCATTACCATTCTTGTGCTTGCTTTGGCAAATGCAGTGGTACGTTACGCCTCCTTCAAATACCCCAGCAGAACAGGCGACAACGAATAA
- a CDS encoding TAXI family TRAP transporter solute-binding subunit, with protein MGSFKQDLKETYLGLAETAEEKWSDFTQFMQEAWPLLVLLLAILVGIWLYADPPPPRHVMIATGSPGGSYEDLGKKYAEFFKEKGVTLEIVPTKGAQENIERLADRNDPVQAAFVQAGVVHAKHIKGIQSLGAIGYDPVWFFYRGPEMKSADLEAVDGMLKYFLGKTISTGVEGSGTHAQATKILKESGYVGGVQLRNLPGGDAVKALQLGEIDGAFIVDSYEAPNVQALLNDPMMHLVTFKRAEAYAKLIPYLHLLDVPQGAFSLPRNFPSADMKLLATTTNILIDDRMHPAIQFLFLEAARTINGKGSFFAERGEFPSFKDSITTESPVAVHYEKNNYPLLAAYFPFWIAELISRLIFVLLPFCVLAYPILQALPSYRAKRMQNKLNRLYGELKKFEQELLLNYNPEQRNEYLKKLDLLEYKALNVQVSKRLSSDYYALRTSIDYVRNCLNRGQHPYQFDEGVDPDL; from the coding sequence ATGGGAAGCTTTAAACAAGACTTAAAAGAAACCTATTTAGGCCTCGCAGAGACTGCAGAGGAGAAGTGGAGCGACTTTACTCAGTTCATGCAAGAGGCTTGGCCGCTCTTAGTGCTGTTGTTGGCTATTCTGGTTGGCATTTGGCTATATGCAGATCCTCCGCCTCCAAGGCATGTGATGATCGCTACAGGATCTCCTGGCGGATCCTATGAGGACCTTGGAAAAAAATACGCAGAATTCTTTAAAGAAAAAGGTGTCACCCTAGAGATTGTTCCAACTAAAGGTGCGCAAGAAAACATCGAGCGCCTGGCTGATCGAAATGATCCGGTGCAGGCCGCCTTTGTCCAAGCTGGTGTGGTCCATGCAAAGCATATAAAAGGCATCCAGTCTTTGGGCGCAATCGGTTACGACCCTGTTTGGTTCTTTTATCGCGGTCCAGAAATGAAGTCTGCCGATCTTGAAGCGGTAGATGGCATGTTGAAGTATTTCTTGGGCAAGACAATTTCTACTGGGGTAGAGGGTAGCGGTACGCATGCTCAGGCGACCAAGATCTTAAAAGAGTCTGGTTATGTGGGTGGGGTGCAATTGCGCAATCTTCCAGGCGGAGATGCTGTGAAGGCGCTGCAACTTGGTGAGATCGATGGCGCATTCATTGTGGACAGCTATGAAGCCCCGAATGTCCAGGCCCTACTGAACGATCCAATGATGCATCTCGTAACCTTTAAGCGGGCGGAGGCTTATGCCAAGCTCATCCCTTATCTGCATCTTTTGGATGTTCCTCAAGGAGCATTTAGCTTGCCGAGAAACTTTCCATCTGCGGATATGAAGTTGCTTGCAACCACAACCAATATATTGATTGATGACCGTATGCATCCAGCGATTCAGTTTTTATTCTTGGAGGCCGCTAGAACGATAAACGGTAAAGGCTCATTTTTTGCAGAGCGTGGGGAGTTCCCATCCTTCAAAGATTCGATCACGACTGAGAGCCCAGTTGCCGTTCACTACGAGAAGAATAACTATCCTTTATTAGCTGCTTATTTCCCATTTTGGATTGCTGAATTAATTAGTCGCTTGATATTTGTGTTGTTGCCGTTTTGTGTGCTTGCCTACCCAATTTTGCAAGCGCTTCCAAGCTATCGAGCGAAGCGGATGCAAAACAAGCTCAATCGTCTTTATGGGGAGCTGAAAAAGTTTGAGCAAGAATTGCTGTTGAATTACAACCCAGAGCAGCGCAATGAATATCTAAAGAAATTAGATTTGCTGGAGTACAAAGCCCTGAATGTACAAGTCTCTAAGCGCCTATCGAGCGATTACTATGCTTTGCGAACAAGCATTGACTATGTCCGTAACTGCCTGAATAGGGGGCAACACCCTTATCAGTTTGACGAGGGTGTTGATCCGGATCTTTAG
- a CDS encoding pirin family protein: protein MMFLRKSQDRGYADHGWLKSFHSFSFAGYHDPKFMGWGNLRVINEDRVAAGMGFGKHGHRNMEIISYVLSGELAHEDSMGNVKGIPPGDVQRMSAGTGVTHSEFNHAKDQTTHFLQIWIEPNLLEIAPSYEQISVPRIEKEGKLRLVASPNGKDNSVKIHANAYMYAGLFNGSESTTLSLNPQRKAYAHLIRGSLTINGQQLEGGDALLIADEGLLEITNGKDAEVLIFDLSA from the coding sequence ATGATGTTTCTTAGAAAATCCCAAGATCGCGGCTATGCAGACCATGGCTGGCTAAAAAGCTTCCACTCTTTCTCATTTGCCGGCTACCACGACCCTAAATTTATGGGCTGGGGAAACCTAAGGGTCATTAACGAGGATCGGGTTGCTGCTGGCATGGGCTTTGGAAAGCATGGTCACCGCAATATGGAAATTATCAGTTACGTACTTTCGGGCGAGTTAGCGCATGAAGACAGTATGGGTAACGTTAAAGGCATTCCTCCGGGTGATGTCCAGCGCATGAGCGCTGGTACAGGCGTTACCCACAGTGAGTTTAATCACGCCAAAGATCAAACCACCCACTTCTTGCAAATCTGGATAGAGCCAAATTTACTGGAGATTGCACCAAGCTATGAACAAATCAGCGTGCCCAGAATCGAAAAAGAAGGGAAGCTTCGACTCGTAGCATCCCCAAATGGCAAAGACAATTCCGTAAAAATTCATGCTAATGCCTACATGTACGCAGGATTATTTAATGGATCAGAATCGACCACCCTAAGCCTTAATCCACAGCGCAAGGCTTATGCGCACTTAATTCGAGGATCGCTCACCATCAACGGTCAGCAGCTTGAAGGAGGTGATGCCCTCTTGATAGCTGATGAGGGCTTATTAGAGATCACCAATGGAAAAGACGCTGAAGTCTTGATATTTGACCTCAGCGCCTAA
- a CDS encoding tripartite tricarboxylate transporter substrate binding protein: MFKKLIKNIAISVAVVPVIAGAAFAAYPDKPIKMMIGYAPGSSTDIVGRMIANDLSIALKQPIVVENRGGAAGSLAADAVAKSTPDGYTILFAQNGLAINVAANPRLPFNGQKDLLPVVGVAATPHILIVNNNSNAKSVADLIAMLKAEPGKLSFGSSGIGNSDHMAGELFLATTGLQAIHIPYKGGSPAATDLVGGQIDFYFAGMPVGLPLYKGEKVRALAVTSKARFSGAPELVTIQEAGVKGYEMALWQGMFVPAGTPTSIVQALNSAVLKILETPEMKERFQKAGVQIAPMNTQQFTDLYNSDIARWKVVIEKAKIKLD, from the coding sequence ATGTTTAAAAAATTAATAAAAAACATAGCAATAAGCGTGGCAGTAGTTCCGGTAATAGCGGGGGCGGCCTTTGCTGCTTACCCAGATAAGCCAATCAAAATGATGATTGGCTATGCGCCAGGTAGCTCAACCGACATTGTGGGTCGGATGATTGCAAATGACCTGAGCATTGCATTAAAGCAACCGATTGTGGTGGAGAATCGTGGTGGTGCGGCGGGTAGTTTGGCTGCCGATGCGGTAGCGAAAAGTACGCCGGATGGCTATACCATTTTGTTTGCACAAAATGGCTTGGCAATCAATGTGGCAGCAAATCCTAGATTGCCATTTAATGGCCAAAAGGATTTATTGCCAGTAGTAGGCGTTGCTGCTACACCGCATATTTTGATTGTGAATAACAATTCCAACGCTAAAAGTGTCGCTGATCTCATTGCGATGCTCAAAGCAGAACCTGGCAAGTTAAGTTTTGGATCTTCAGGGATTGGAAATTCAGATCATATGGCGGGCGAACTGTTTCTCGCCACTACCGGCTTACAGGCAATTCATATTCCTTATAAAGGTGGATCACCGGCAGCAACTGATTTAGTGGGTGGTCAAATCGATTTCTATTTTGCTGGTATGCCAGTAGGTCTTCCTTTGTATAAAGGTGAAAAGGTAAGGGCATTGGCTGTTACTAGCAAGGCTCGCTTTAGCGGCGCTCCTGAGTTGGTGACCATCCAGGAGGCTGGTGTAAAGGGTTATGAAATGGCTCTATGGCAAGGAATGTTTGTTCCTGCTGGCACGCCTACTAGTATTGTTCAGGCGCTTAATAGCGCGGTATTAAAAATCTTAGAAACCCCCGAAATGAAAGAGCGTTTTCAAAAAGCGGGCGTTCAAATTGCGCCAATGAACACCCAGCAATTTACGGATTTGTATAACTCCGATATTGCTAGATGGAAAGTGGTGATTGAGAAAGCAAAGATTAAGCTGGACTAA
- a CDS encoding Ldh family oxidoreductase yields the protein MSNIKYLPISDAQAFISSALQSAQVPLADANLIAELMIQSDLVGADGHGIFRLPAYLKRIRAGGVNLNPNIHIEREQGATALINGDNALGHLVMNKAVELAIEKVKQHSVCWIGSHFGNHSGAASVYVRKLAEQGYIGIYMAVGNANHMAPWGGIDLLLSTNPIAIAVPAGNEPIVLLDIATTVAAYGKVKVAAQKGEPIPEGWMMDRQGNPITDPQKSSEGSLLPIGGYKGYGLAVMIGLLAGALNNAAVGKGTIDFNAHHDLITNTGQTIIAVDPSAFGNREDFVQRVMTLVEDLKNSSTLPGVKEIRVPGEGAAKVMAERMRKGIPVAPELLQALNTCAKECGIAALHL from the coding sequence ATGTCAAACATAAAATATCTTCCCATCTCTGATGCACAGGCATTTATCTCTAGTGCATTGCAGTCAGCGCAAGTTCCGTTGGCTGATGCGAATCTCATTGCAGAGTTAATGATCCAGTCTGACTTGGTTGGTGCTGATGGCCATGGCATCTTTCGCCTGCCTGCTTATTTAAAGAGAATTCGTGCAGGGGGCGTAAACCTGAATCCCAATATTCATATTGAGCGCGAGCAAGGTGCAACGGCTTTGATTAATGGTGATAACGCATTAGGTCACCTGGTGATGAATAAAGCGGTAGAGCTTGCAATTGAGAAAGTGAAACAACACAGCGTGTGCTGGATTGGTAGTCACTTTGGAAATCACTCTGGCGCGGCTTCGGTGTACGTACGGAAATTAGCGGAGCAGGGTTATATCGGTATTTATATGGCAGTCGGCAACGCAAATCACATGGCTCCTTGGGGCGGAATTGATTTACTGCTTTCTACAAATCCTATAGCGATCGCTGTGCCAGCTGGCAATGAACCTATTGTGCTATTAGACATAGCAACAACAGTTGCTGCTTATGGCAAGGTTAAGGTAGCCGCCCAAAAAGGCGAGCCTATTCCAGAAGGTTGGATGATGGACCGTCAGGGAAATCCAATTACTGATCCACAAAAATCTTCTGAGGGCTCTTTGTTGCCTATTGGTGGCTATAAAGGTTACGGTCTGGCCGTAATGATTGGATTGCTTGCGGGTGCTTTAAATAATGCGGCTGTTGGTAAGGGAACTATTGATTTCAATGCACATCATGATTTGATTACCAACACTGGACAAACCATTATTGCTGTTGATCCAAGCGCCTTTGGAAATAGAGAAGATTTTGTTCAACGGGTGATGACCTTGGTTGAGGATCTTAAGAACTCATCAACACTGCCTGGTGTAAAAGAAATTCGTGTGCCTGGAGAAGGTGCGGCAAAAGTGATGGCGGAAAGAATGCGCAAAGGCATTCCGGTAGCGCCTGAGTTGTTGCAGGCTTTGAATACCTGCGCTAAGGAGTGCGGTATCGCAGCTTTACATTTATAG
- a CDS encoding GntR family transcriptional regulator, with translation MDFPKLTERLPLYKALANTLEQHIYKGDWPVGSILPAEADLCRDFQSSRHTLRHALQILESNGLIYRRQGAPTQVVSRQRLRRFSQSYNSPTDILSYSRNTYRVNLVEEFVELDGNLSQIVGAPIGSSWYHIGGIRKRQQSEEVIAYTDIYILPQFASLTSDPEHAQVMVYEQIEKKYGARIERAEVDVYAAPASVEMAEKLILKPHDPCLVIIRRYFDDQDKLFEVTVTHHPENKYIYSMEFKASSEI, from the coding sequence TTGGACTTTCCTAAATTGACCGAACGTTTGCCCCTATATAAAGCTCTAGCGAATACGCTAGAGCAACATATATACAAAGGGGATTGGCCTGTTGGCTCTATCTTGCCTGCTGAGGCAGATCTCTGTAGAGATTTTCAGTCCAGCAGGCATACCTTACGGCATGCCCTCCAAATTCTGGAATCCAATGGGCTGATCTATCGCCGACAGGGCGCACCTACTCAAGTGGTTTCAAGGCAAAGGTTGCGTCGCTTTAGTCAAAGCTATAACTCGCCTACCGATATCTTGAGTTATTCGCGCAATACCTATCGAGTTAACTTGGTTGAAGAGTTTGTAGAGCTTGATGGCAATCTCAGCCAAATTGTGGGCGCGCCGATTGGCTCTTCTTGGTATCACATTGGCGGCATACGCAAACGTCAGCAATCGGAAGAGGTGATTGCGTATACAGATATTTATATCCTCCCTCAATTCGCGTCCTTAACATCAGACCCAGAGCATGCTCAGGTGATGGTGTACGAGCAGATTGAAAAAAAGTATGGCGCCAGAATTGAGCGGGCGGAAGTGGATGTCTATGCAGCTCCAGCCTCGGTCGAAATGGCGGAAAAGCTAATACTCAAGCCACATGATCCGTGTTTGGTGATTATTCGCCGTTATTTTGATGACCAAGATAAGTTATTTGAGGTTACAGTGACTCACCACCCCGAAAATAAATACATCTACAGTATGGAATTCAAGGCAAGCTCCGAAATCTAA